Part of the Candidatus Omnitrophota bacterium genome, CTTCGATCATCACTTTCAAAGAATATACTTCGCCTGCAGGGTCATATACAAAATGATAAACTATCTCAAGGCCCTGCGGCGTGTCTGATCCCGAGGCAGTCGAGAACCTTAACCCCAATTCTCTGAATAATATCCTTGTGGCACCGAAAATATTGGCCTTATTTATCGAAAAATATACTTTACGCGCGGACATCTCTTTCCAGTCAAGTATTTTATCGCCTAATCTTTCTTTTATCCTCTCTCTTATATTCATAAATTATTTACCTTTATTTAATTTCTCTACCAACTTAACGATCCCGGAGATTATTGCCTCCGGCTTCGGAGGGCAACCCGGAATATAAAGGTCTACCGGCAATATCTCATCAAGCGGTTCCCTGACATTATAACTATAGCGGAACATGTGCCGCGAAAGGGCACATTGCCCGACGGCAACTACCACGCAGGGTTTAGGTGCCTGCTCATAGATCTTTTTCATTCTCGGCACGGATTTCCTATTCATGGCCCCGGTAATAAGAATAGCGTCGGCGTGCCTGACCGAACCGATCAATTGCACGCCAAAACGTTCTATATCATGCCTAGGCGTAAAACAATCCAGTATTTCGATATCGCAGTTATTGCACGATCCGCAGCTAACATGAAAAACCCAGATTGATTTGGTTAATGCTTTAGTTT contains:
- the nuoB gene encoding NADH-quinone oxidoreductase subunit NuoB, whose product is MSIKTKALTKSIWVFHVSCGSCNNCDIEILDCFTPRHDIERFGVQLIGSVRHADAILITGAMNRKSVPRMKKIYEQAPKPCVVVAVGQCALSRHMFRYSYNVREPLDEILPVDLYIPGCPPKPEAIISGIVKLVEKLNKGK